In one window of Mytilus trossulus isolate FHL-02 chromosome 7, PNRI_Mtr1.1.1.hap1, whole genome shotgun sequence DNA:
- the LOC134726759 gene encoding integumentary mucin A.1-like, whose translation MIGHGNTTTEPPTTPTITEPTTTLTTTEPTTISTTTVPTTTLATTVPTTTLAATEPATTVATTTPTTASTGPTSASDSDDSGSASLDVSFYQMALCVCVSIASSKRTSVIPSGVFS comes from the exons ATGATTGGACATGGTAACA CTACAACAGAACCGCCGACAACTCCAACTATCACCGAACCAACGACAACTTTAACAACCACCGAACCGACGACAATCTCAACTACAACAGTGCCGACGACAACTTTGGCTACAACAGTGCCGACGACAACTTTGGCTGCAACAGAGCCGGCGACAACTGTGGCTACAACAACACCTACCACGGCATCTACCGGACCAACGAGTGCATCAG atTCTGATGACAGTGGCAGTGCATCCTTAGATGTAAGTTTTTATCAGATGGCTTTATGCGTCTGTGTAAGTATAGCCTCGTCAAAAAGAACAAGCGTGATACCTTCTGGTGTGTTTTCATAG